A single window of Triplophysa rosa linkage group LG2, Trosa_1v2, whole genome shotgun sequence DNA harbors:
- the hspb3 gene encoding heat shock protein beta-3, with the protein MAGEGITISHWISCPVRYQEHFKTRKLQECTVDHRLFALPGPECLPVKVDTVQADSEDEDSGQPLFQILLDVTQFKPEDILIQVFEGWLLIRGRHGVRMDEHGFVSRSFTRQYQLPDHQLQAGDLKAILCHDGILVVETKDRWWPACD; encoded by the coding sequence ATGGCAGGAGAGGGAATCACTATTTCCCACTGGATTTCATGCCCAGTGCGCTACCAGGAGCATTTCAAAACCAGAAAACTTCAGGAATGCACTGTAGATCATCGACTGTTTGCTCTGCCAGGACCTGAATGCCTGCCGGTTAAAGTGGACACTGTACAAGCCGACAGTGAGGACGAGGACTCAGGACAACCACTGTTTCAAATCCTGCTGGACGTGACTCAGTTTAAACCAGAGGATATCCTCATACAAGTGTTTGAGGGGTGGCTGCTCATCAGAGGTCGGCACGGGGTGAGGATGGATGAGCATGGTTTTGTGTCACGGAGTTTCACCAGACAGTATCAACTGCCTGACCACCAGCTCCAGGCTGGAGACCTCAAAGCCATACTGTGTCATGATGGGATACTAGTGGTGGAGACTAAGGACCGATGGTGGCCAGCGTGTGATTAa